In Balaenoptera ricei isolate mBalRic1 chromosome 7, mBalRic1.hap2, whole genome shotgun sequence, a single window of DNA contains:
- the TWIST2 gene encoding twist-related protein 2 yields the protein MEEGSSSPVSPVDSLGTSEEELERQPKRFGRKRRYSKKSSEDGSPTPGKRGKKGSPSAQSFEELQSQRILANVRERQRTQSLNEAFAALRKIIPTLPSDKLSKIQTLKLAARYIDFLYQVLQSDEMDNKMTSCSYVAHERLSYAFSVWRMEGAWSMSASH from the coding sequence ATGGAGGAGGGCTCCAGCTCGCCCGTGTCCCCCGTAGACAGCCTGGGCACCAGCGAGGAGGAGCTCGAGCGGCAGCCCAAGCGCTTCGGCCGGAAACGGCGCTACAGTAAGAAGTCGAGCGAAGATGGCAGCCCGACCCCCGGCAAGCGCGGCAAGAAGGGCAGCCCGAGCGCGCAGTCCTTCGAGGAGCTGCAGAGCCAGCGCATCCTGGCCAACGTGCGCGAGCGCCAACGCACCCAGTCGCTCAACGAGGCCTTCGCTGCGCTGCGCAAGATCATCCCCACGCTGCCCTCGGACAAGCTCAGCAAGATCCAGACGCTCAAGCTGGCCGCCAGGTACATAGACTTCCTCTACCAGGTCCTGCAGAGCGACGAGATGGACAATAAGATGACCAGCTGCAGCTACGTGGCCCACGAGCGCCTCAGCTACGCTTTCTCCGTGTGGCGCATGGAGGGCGCGTGGTCCATGTCCGCCTCCCACTAG